The genomic stretch ACTTTGATTATCTTCTTTATTTAAAAAGATCAATTAAGAAACAAAGTAGAGTTTGAAGCACAGACAGAAAGACAAAACATGCAGCATGCATGTTCTGCTACAACAAAACGCTAGCAAATTGAAAGATCTTGTGAAAAGAATGCAGGCAGGGGGAAGAGATAATCAGGGTTTAGTAGCAACGAAGCTTTCTTTTCATAATCAGCAGGTATAAGGAAAACGCCTCTTTACCTCTCCGAGTAGGTTTGCAACTGCTTGATTGCCAAGTGTTCGAAAATCGATGTTACGCCGATCCACTatcgaaaacaaagaaagtatcAACAAGAGTTTCGTGaacaaaaataatacaaacGAAAGACAAAAATCAAGTAAACTGTAAATAAGAGTAAACATTATTGTAAATGTTTAGAGAAAATGTTCTCTCGTGTAGCCACAACTAGAAAAGGATAAGATTTCTTACAAAATGGCAGCTGCATATTCTCCTCTGTTATGGGAAACATGTCGCTTGTGTACTGTAACCAAAGAAGactgaaatttaattaattcgATAACGtgttcggaaaaaaaaaaacagaaaaagctcTAGGCTCCTTTCTTTGTTTAACTGTCAAATTGCACAGAccctaacaacaacaacaacaacaacaaaaagcagGTTTACCTCGATGAACAAAACGACAATGAAAATACACCATGAGAGTTCAATCAAAAGACCcgaaataaaataaactgcGAGAATTTGAGGGAGAAAAACCGAGGCGCCTGCAGAAAAGAAACACCACCAGGAGCAGTGAAAAGGGGATGAATATACTCAACACACTTGAGACGTCGATTTAGGCCCTCGAACCTGGGGcccttttctcgaaagttccgaaagcttttcgggcccgaaaagccttTTGtgaaactgttttgttttgcaaaGCCGATCTTTCAACGTGTTTTCAAgctaacaaaaagaaaactatctCCGTcctaaagtttcgggactttcgagaaacgggtccctgggGCCAGTTCTCGAAAATCCCAGAACTTTTCTTAGGAAGGGTGAAGTTTTGAGTCATCAAttttcacaatcattttgcCTTTGGTCATCTTGAAAACATACTAAAAGACCAGCTTTTTAAACAATACGGCATGTTGAAAAATGGCGACTATTCCAGCAGTAAGAATGCTCTTCTCCTTATAAGGCAAAAGGAATTGtgttttttgcatgcacgtctCCGAAATGTCCACATCCTTGGGAAGTACGTACGCAGttcaaagcacaaagcaatggTTTCTCCTTGGCTTCGGAAAGCTGGGGAATCTGCTTTAAAAATTGAACATAACCGAGTGTCTTTAAAAGGATCATTCTCTTTCAAACTTTCCGACCACAACACAGTGGATGGTTCTTAAATGGCCTGTCACCTCAACATAGTTTTCCAGTATACTTATTCTCCGAAATCTTCCCAAATACACTGTGTTGTGTTTTGGACCTTTGGgttgaaaattcacttttttgtttgctttgaaagacggaaaaaagtggtcatactttaaTCCATAACCGAGAAATGAAGGGAAATGGGTTTAATAGTGGGTTGACGTCATAGACTGCTCTGCATTTTGctgtttctttgaaaaactgcGATCCAAATTACTTTGTGACGTAAATCCGGTATCGAACctattccccttcattgctcggttatggatcaaagtatgaccacctTTTCCgtctttcaaagaaaataaaaaagttgttttcaatccaaaggttctaaaaataacacaaaatattTGGGATGATTTGGGAGaataaatgaagtgaaaactgtCTTGAGGCGATAGGCACTTCAACGTTATTTCTGAATAAGTCCTTCTCACCGAAACATTGCCTGAAGCACTGAATAAATCAGATGTTTCTTCTGCTTCACTTTCATTGCTTCCCGCTGTTAGCTCCTTCCACAATTCAACGCCTTCCTTTTCAATCTTGGACATCTCACCACTGTCGGATGCCCCTCGATCAGCCTGGTAACGAGCTTCCAGTTTGTCACGAATTATCGCAACACCCTGGGGCTGAGTTGACGTCACTCTGTTGACAAGTCGAGTAGGAAGACTTCCTGAAAATAGAAAGAGAAACTATTCTCCACTTGTCCATTACCTTGACACGAGGACATATCGAGAGAAGGGAAATAAATGATTTGATGTCGAAAGAATTCCGGAGCGCGAGAGGGAATCGCTAGCCTAGTAAGCGCGAGAAAGAGCCCTAACTCGTGCGAGAGGGTAGAGGTCCAAAAATTCGCGCGAAAGATGCAGTGTTGCGAAATCAAATTCttttaaatattggtttttcgaAATGGCGAAAAGCAAAGTATACGGAGACACCGTTCTTAGAGAGGATAAGTGTGCTTACAAACCACATATAAGTCACAAAAGACACCCAGTCCGCCCTCTAAGCCCACCCTGGTGGATAGCAAGTACTCTCACTGTGGGGCAATCACTCACTGTGGGGCAATCATGCTCAGAAAAGCTTGCAATACCCAGCCTTAATAAAATATGTCGTCACGTTGACTCAGTTGGTATAGTTGCTAAAACAATGCAGAATTCTGGGCGTTGTGATAGCATTTTTTTCCCTAGTGGATAAAGCTCCTGTCTTACGTGGCAAGTTTGCTGCATGATGGACGCAAAAACCACTCACCTTTCAAATCCACGCGTGTGATGTAGGTAACAAGACACTTGGGTGGATCGGAACTAATTTCTTTCACCACAAAACCACCGATGACCAGTTCAGCTCTAAAAGGGAATATTAGAATTAAACACTCCTGCTCTGCAGGTGCTGGTGAGGACTCTGAGAGAACCTTCCTCACCAGTCCTTCTTCACCCAAGTGATCCTGTGCATGGACTGAAGCCaaattgaaacacatacatgacgtcacagcagcgaTGTTACAACGAAACTGCAGCCAAGTAGGTTCATTCTCAGATAATCGAATAATTGAGCTTTACGGCTGAGGCTAGtatattttttcaacatttcgtcaggcacggcctggCTTCTTCACGGAGTAATGAAAAACACCTCTTGTTCCGGTTAAAACCCGGTCATTGCTCTAGTTTGTGAAAACACTCAAAAGCATCGTCTTTTAATTCCTTTCGGCTCTTCTTCGCTCTTGTTTCTAAGAGCGCAAGAAAAGCCCCACCAGcttctcccccacccccccccccaaaaaaaaaacccgaatgCTCTTCAGGAAAAAGAATTCACTACTTTACGTTGCTTTTTACCTCACAAGTCCTTTCTGTTCAGGACAACTCTCGTGCTCAACcttagaaagaagaaattaaaaaatattacttctttGATTCTTATAAGGGGATGAGCAATGCGCGAAAAAGGTAGGAGCCACGCCCTTTTCTAGACTTGAAACAATATCCCAACCCTGAGACAAATATGACGCGAGTCTCTAATATCACAGCTAATGCATTCCGGGGATAACTTTATTAACATTCGATGCATACAATTCATCCAGAAACCCATAAAGGGTTGAAAAGGTGTAAGGCacattcacagcttccgaatattcagtgctaagtaccatatttggaaacccctcgcttcAGTTCAGTTcacgcgagaacattggtggtattgcgtcacggtgttcttgcgaactgattggttgaatgtttctctcttgttgttccaaatatggtacttagcaaattgaataatCAGAAgattgtttcccagcacacaaggggccgttatacgcgtttcaacccttatgtgTTTCTAATTCATCTCAGAATGTTTCAAAATTAGAGACAAACCGATTTCTGAGACTGCCGAACTGAATGGATGAACAAAACTtttaatcacttttttttttatttttagcgaGTAATCAAAGTTAAAAGTGTTATCAGTATCAGCTATGAACAATATAATTTTACCAAAAAGTAGCTTTTGAGGTACTGTAAGATTTTAGTCATGGAAATAAATATTAAGAAGGATCGATTTAGAAAacgtattaagaataaaaagtaacaacactatccgacgtttcggagtcagacttgaccccattatcaaggttaaactgtactggaaaaattcgcaatttaaatacaacgggcgttaggtcaaaacaaagacatgcatagatggaaattaaacgatagttgacactaagatatttacaatttttgctagaatacaaaaggcgaaggtcaaacaaaaactttagcacgaatggaatctgactgcttatttagtgatggttgacgctcacgtatcaaaagcatctcgtgaacgagacagtcaaatttcgatttgcatttctttaggatgGACAAAAAAGAACCGATGGACAAAAAAGAACTTGTCTCTTCAACTCTCCGCTCTATCGCCCTAAACTACATCGAACGCAAAGGTCCTAAACAACCCAGAGCTATACGTACTGCCATAGCACAGTTGAAACAGCGTGATGATATCATAATAACTAAACCCGATAAGGGATCAGGGGTTGTCATTATGGATAAAGCTGAGTATATCCGGCTTCTCAACAAAGCCTCCATCGATGACAGCACGAAATTCGTCCCTATTAGCTCAGAAAGACCAAAAGCGAAGGGTCGACCGCCCAAGTATTACCATCCCCTCTTAGAAAAAGAGAAACTTGTTAACAACGCCATAAAGAGAATTCTCCCCAAGGACGTCGCTGAATCGCTACTATCACAGGGCTCGCGTTTAGCTCATCTTTACGGCCTGCCGAAGACGCACAAGAAGAACCTCTCTGTTAGACCCATACTATCTGCAACAGGAACATACAACTTCCAGCTGGCAAAATGGCTTGACGAAAAGCTAAAACCTCTCTCTCTCAATCATCATACCATCACCGACGTTTTTGAATTTGCGGAGGAAGTTACTCAACTCGATTTTAACGAGAATGATATTTTAGTATCATATGATGTAACTTCTTTGTTTACAAATGTGCCTTTGGACGAGACGATAGAGATACTTGCCACCAAGGCTTTTCGTGACAATTGGTTCAACAAAACCAACAACCTAAATATCACCAAATCAGACCTGATCGAACTGCTAGAATTAGCTACCAAACACCAGCTCTTCCAATATAATGGTGAACTGTACGAACAGAAAGATGGAGTAGGCATGGGGTCTCCCCTAGGCCCCCTAATGGCCAATGCCTTCTTGTGTCATATAGAGGAACATTTAGATCTGCCTGATTACTACAGACGGTACGTAGACGATACAATTACCGTAATGTCTTGTGAATCAGCCGCTCATGTTTTCCTTGATGAATTAAACAGCATTCATCCGTCTCTACATTTCACCATGGAAATCGCGACCAATGGTAAACTACCTTTCCTTGGAATGCTTCTTGATAAGAATGGTCCTCGGATATCAACCTGTGTCTACCGAAAACCGACTGACAAAGGCTTATTACTACACTACCATAGTCACGTGGACCATCGTTATAAGACTGGCCTGCTTACGACCATGCTTAACAGGGCCTATCGGTTGTCCTCAAGTTGGCAATTATTCTCTGATGAGTGCGAAAAGctcaaaaatatcttcaaaCGCCTTAAATACCCAGAGGACCTAATTAACAGATCTGTTAAGAATTTTGTCGACTATGTTCAATCGGATGCCGAGAAACCACCACAAGCGCAATACCAAGGAAAAACCGTCCGTATTGTATTACCGTACAAAGACCAGAAGTCAGCTAACGTGCTACGGAGACGACTCAAAGATCTGAGCGTTAAAATTGGTAACACCATCGAGATTGTTCCTGTGTTTATTAATCGTAAGATTGAAAGTCATCTCAAACACCGCGAAAACAAGCCAaatgttgtaaataaccaatgtgctgtttattattttaaatgtggtcTATGCGATATGGACTACATTGGTTatacaacaaggcatttacatcagcgtatagaggaacacaaatccctatcatcttcggttggtcgacacatgaagacgaaacacgatctggacaaacctgaacttaaagcacattttacgatcctaaagaaatgcaaatcgaaatttgactgtctcgttcacgagatgcttttgatacgtgagcgtcaaccatcactaaataagcagtcagattccattcgtgctaaagtttttgtttgaccttcgccttttgtattctagcaaaaattgtaaatatcttagtgtcaactatcgtttaatttccatctatgcatgtctttgttttgacctaacgcccgttgtatttaaattgcgaatttttccagtacagtttaaccttgataatggggtcaagtctgactccgaaacgtcggatagtgttgttactttttgaaataaatattattgttgatACTAAAAAGAATCTTGAACTTGAAAGATCATAATATTCTAATGAAAGCAATCCGTTTCACTATTTATAATATAGAAAGCAAAAGCCAAAACCGAAGAGAAACTGAAACCTACCGCTTCGCACGCAAAGCAGACCACACTTTCATCAATCCTCTTAAGATGCCAAAAAGTACAAAAGTCACGACCACTGGCCGGCCATACTGGTTTATACTCCATCAGCGTAACCTTAATGACAAGAACAGCCACGTTAAAATGCACTAAAATAGcgaaagaaacaaacaacattCGAAAGGGTATAACCGTAACTGATTGTGTTAAAAGTGCCGGTCATCCTAGATTGGAGACGACCGCGTTGACACGCTTGTCTTCTCACTCGTACGTTTTCGGGTTTCCTCATGTTGGAAGTGTGAAAAAAGTCGACTTGGGGTTAATAAACGGGAACTATCATTTTTCCAACATCCCCCACCCTCCTCTCCCCAATCACAAACAGGGCGAGGagctagcctgcgagcaagctctctttcggggTGGGTGGGCGGGCGGGCGGGCGGGCGGGCGCCCGCCCGCCCACCCACCgccgaaagagagcttgctcgcaggctagctCCTCGCCCTGTTTGTGATTGGGGAGAGGAGGGTGGGGGATGTTGGAAAAATGATAGTTCCCGTTTATTGCCCGCCCGCCCACCCAccccgaaagagagcttgctcgcaggctaggcGAGGAGCTAGAGCCCTGAGCCTCGCATCTTCAAAACTACTTGACAGTTCAATCTTTTGGAGCAAGCTTCCAAGCGTTTTGAGTGGTTCAGGTTTTTCCCGCAAACCTTGATATAATCTAAGACCATCTTTTACAGTGTAAAGTTTCCTCGCCCCAGATGCGTTTATAAACTTAATTTATTCactcacaggcagcccaagctcggtatacgatttatagaatTTTTATGGTagaattaactttgagcttataaatgctcaaataagctgtaaatgtagaaataaacttcgcttacctctacgtacagttgtcctcgtcttttctgttcaatcggagggcaaactgtgtccgttttagccgggtttgtggctttcgaatttttacgatgtcgttagttgtcatttcccctcataaagagaagggaagggaaatgacaactaacgacatcgggCTGCCTGTGATTCACTTTCTTTAGGGACGCAAGCAGTATTAATGCATCCTGAGTTAAGTGACAGTTTGATAATGCTAACAGTTAAATTCAAAACCGCACTGGCTAACGAATACCTAGACTATGCAAGACAAAGAaataatcaagtaaagctatgatcttcgcagttatgatttacttgatttcatatccgcagttcatatatgattcatttcctataccatttcaacaaagaaataatGTCATGCAACACACAAGAGCCTAGGCCTCTTACCTTTGAAAGAGGGCCATACTCCTGCACAGTTTTACCTGTGAAACAAACATTGCTTTCATTTGCTAGACTGGCAACTTTAGGATGATATGGCACTCATAAACGTTAAGATCTACGTTTCATCGTATTCTAGTTACACCACAGTTCCATCTCAAAACTTATTTTCTATGTAAAGCGCTATGAGCTTTTAATTGCACCATATAGATGtaatttactattattattattattattattattattatttttattattattattacatccGTTAAGTCCGTTAATTAAATGTCTCTTTTCAAGTACTGTAATTCACGCTATATCACAATTCATATTGTACCGTCTCTGAAAACCATAGTCATTGCTTGTAAACCTTGTAAGGAAAACAAAAGCCTTACGAAACATTGGGTTAAAACATTTCCTCTACAGTTCAAAATAAGTGTTGCTCATTTTCGTTTGTCTCTGATAATTTCAAGAATTTTCACATTCAGACTATCCGGcaacagagaaaacaaactccaattgttttaaaaaacataAGGAGTACTCGTCCACTGAGTTTGAAGTAGAGGAACATTGAAGATATATTGCGTAATTTACACTTCTGTAGGAAAGTTATGTCCAAGGAAGCTTTGCTGAAGCGTTGAATAGTCCTCTCGTAATCTCTGACTGAAAACATTTATTTTCTGGGTGAAACTTCAGATGGTGCAAAAGCACATACAACCCAAGCTAAATGTTCCCCTCCCCACCCTCCACCCGTCTTTTTTGTCTCGCCCCATTCATCGGCCGTTTTTCACGCACAAGGACTACCACAGAACTACTACTAAGAATAAAGTAGTTAATACGCAAGGAAATGCTTGAGGAACCAGATCCAACAAAAGTGGAATATTGGAAAAAATCCTGGGAAGAAGGCAACTTCAACTGGCACCAAAACACAGTTCACAAAATGCTCCAAAAGTATTTTGACGAGCTCACTGGTGGACGATCCAACGTAAGAGTGTTCGTTCCTTTGTGCGGAAAATCTCTCGATATGTTGTGGTTAGCTGAACAGGGACACAGCGTCGTTGGCGTAGAGGTATCAAAGCTAGCGATTGAAAGTTTCTTCGCAGAAAACAACCTCGCGTTTTCAGCGGAGCAAGTAATATTGACAGCGACTACTGATCCAGTCGATGTGTACAAGTGCGTGGGAAAGCAAATAACAATCTTCTGTTGCGACTTGTTTGCGCTATCTGAAGAGGACGTCGGTAAAAGATTCGATGCGATTTGGGATCGTGGTTCGTTGTCCGCTGTGCAGCCTCAATTTGGTGACAGAGGAAAGAGATACACGAAAAAAATGCGCTCGCTCCTTGCTGACCATGGAAAATACCTGTTGGAAAGTCATTATTACGAACTGGATCGCCAACTCGAACGTCCTGTGAGCCTATCGGTTGAGTTTAGAAATATAATTTTCGAGGAGGACTTCGTCTTAAAGGCTCTTGAGGTTGAAAAATCCGGAGAagactttaaaagaaaatgggGATATTCTGATGAACGGCACTACCACTTAATTCAGCCTAAAGTATAATCATCTCAAATGAGTTGAGGAAGAACAGCACATGCAAATTGGTTGAAAGCTTTAGAAAGAGCGAGACACACAACAAATGGAGCTTATTATGCGCACCACCTTAATTATAAAGCTTGTCACTCCGCTAGTTTTCCtatacgggctcgtgcaatttcgtTCGTCTTGGAAAAAATTTATTTACGAGAATTGCACACAAAAATCATGTGAGTACCTGTGCCTTACATTGATGCTTATTGTCGCCACCCTTGACCCTTGAGCCTTGGTATGACAGTAGAAAATATCTTAGCAAGTGTGGGGTGGATGCCTCatgaatatttttacaaatttcGTATTTGAATTATTACTCATAAGTCTTTTTATAACTTACATGTAAGTTTAGaggaaataaattcattagTTGCAAGAGctataattttaagaaaaaattaaatattttagtttTCAAGCCAAACACTGACCTCTTTCGTAATTCTTTTGTATATAGGGCTGCAATTGCCTGGAATTCCCTTATCTGACAGTGTAAGATATTTTTCTAAACCACCAGCTTTTAAAAATCGACTGAAGCAgttaaaagataattttatgaACATCAATTTTGGAAAGGGTAGCTCCGTAATTTATAATAAGAACTCAGATTTCTATTATTATTGATAATACTTATGTTTTGCTTTTACGTGATTACTACCATATACtaatattttattgtaaatattattatagtaggtccacatcagctgtaaagttgcttcTTCCTCTTTTGACCTGCTTTaccaaataaaataattatgtctgttatgtatgtatgtccaTGCCTTTGTGTTAATATCTCATTTAACCATTGTTGTTTTATTTAAGACTACCTTTCTTGAGCAGATCATCCCATTCTCCTCTATAATCCAATGAAAATACATAGGCCACAATGTAATGAATAGGTACACAAAGCAATGAAGTTCCTTTCAAGGTATCCCAGGGTCTTTCTCCTTCTCTTGCCGGTCGTTTTAAGATATCCACACCCCTAATCAAAGTGAACATGGTCAAGAGATGAGCAGAAGAAGAGCATCACACCATAGTTGATTAAAGGATTGTACAACAGACAAATGTTACTGGACTATAGACTATTACTTTGGACTGCACTGTACTACGTATTACTGGACTGTTACTTTGGTCTGCACTGCTGGATCATTAGTTTGTTCTACTACAAAACCCAACCAAACTTACTTGAATTTACCAACTGAAATCCAACCATCTGTTCCCTCTGTCCCATCACTCAATGCACATAGCTTTTCAATCAGGTTTTCTATACTTTCACTACAAAAGTTAGAACCAATGTCAATAAGGCTTTTGTTTCAATCACTGGGTTGATTAAAACAAGATCCTTCAGGGACCATTCTTTTTAGAGAGATTGTCTTATGGGGTGGATGTGATAAGAATAATACATTCTGAACACATCCATTACTGTGGGTAAACTGGGTAAAGTATATTATTAAGGTTTATAATGCAGAACGCTGTTAATACTAATGCAAAGCTCATGAAAAGCCAAAGAATATGCATGTGATTATTAAACCACCGAAAACAGGTGGTATCAGGTAAACTGAAATGTAATTCTAACACTTGTTTTCATAGTTAAGAGCCAGAGGAAGCACATCATGACAGCCCTTTAATCAAGGAGGCTTTGATCTCAACATTTTGGGACACAGAGTAACAAGGTTCTGGATCACCACCCAACCCTACTGTTCAAACAAGATCTTTAGCATGCATAAGTGAAGACACATTATGTTTCTGGATCATTATCTAGCCAATTATTATTAACTAAAACATCATCGCagcatggtccagtggttagggcgttgggtttgcatgtggctgctccgggttcaaaccccgttctaacctctggatTGGATTTGTTTCGGGTTGTTctggattcaactctaccatgctttgtaaatagccaactagctgCCTCCTGCTAATTGGGGTTTTTTATCATGtttttgttaagtttgaattgtttctttcagattattataAGTGGgttgcctgtgaactagcttgatagctgagtgcacttccactaaaaacaaagcatttaaaTTTACATCACATTCATACAATGTAGCTACTGTAGGATTAAAATTTAACACCTGCTTGAAAGATGAGGAAGGCATAAAGGATCTGATATAGTGTGCTCTGTTTTCTGTGTAAATTAAAAAAGGATCATTAATAATTTAAAGAAGAGTTTGGACACATTGACTTGCATATAGAGAGCTAGATTAAAACGTAAAGAATACTGTGCTTAACAATACACAAAGGGCCAATCAGCAGCCCATTGAATATCACACCCTGCACTTTTTCTATAACTGGCACAATAGAAGTAGATTTAAATTATTGGTACCAGACATGTAGACCACGCATGCCAATTTAGTTACATTATATACCCTGTGTAGGACACAAGATCAGTGAAAAACAATACCTGGGTGGCACATAACTGTGCAACAACAATGAATATGAAGTATGCAAACCAtgtgttatttttttaaatatttctcTAATGTAAATTAAACAGAAGGAGTCATACTGCTTTGCACTGcttttcaaacaaacaaaacaggcAGCCACTTGCTTACTTGAACATCAGCAGTTGTGTTGTTGACAAACCCATAGTCACTGGACGCTGAGGATGACAGAGTGACAGTGACTTGTGATCTGAAGGCCTTCACAGGGGCTACTACTGCAACATTACCCAAATGGGCATCATCTTCACATTTGGATGGCAGCAGAGTTGAAGAAGCTGTCTCACGCTCACAAGACATCATGGAAGGCACATGTGTCATGTTCTCCAACAACTTGGTTGCATCATTATTGCTTGTTGACAGAGACTGAGTCATGACCGGGACCTCCGCTTCAGAGGACCTCACAGTTGAAGTGTCAGCTTTAAAATGTGAAATGAAGTCCTGAAGCCCTGCCAACCTTGATGTTGTCAACCATGGGACTGGTGCAAAGTGCGCTAGCATTGGCTCTACTATCAAAGTTACTTGACAACTGGCCTCTCCATTCTCACCTAAAATTTTATAAGGATGACTTAGGCAGTGATTAATTTTATAACATTGCTAATTAAAACCTGCACTGTTTTAGGGGTATTTCTGATACTGGCAATATGATCTCAAACAACAATGTCATTAAAACATTCAAAGTCAACAACGGCCAATATGAAAATGGAGTATCGTTGTGCAAAAAGCAACAGCAACCTTTCCTCAACCCTACAAACCCCACAGCCGTGACCACGCAACACCTCCCTCAAAGGTCCTATATGTAGGGGTTTCAATAGCTTTTTCCACAAACGGCTGGTGATGGTGGAATAAGCGGCTGTTATCACAGAGCAAACTCAAACACGAGAGGCTACTTATTATGTAAAGACTGCCGGTGGCCagcttattgaaacccctgctcaTACAACAGTATGTCATAAACTCATCTTTATACCATTGCCTATGGAAGACACAAAGAAACAGGACCATTGGGCCCCTTCTgctgaaatgactttttcagtGAATGAACTCATGAACCAAGCTTCTGGTGTTTGACTAGCATCAACTTCCCATTGTCTGTGTACAGAAAATAAGTCACAACAGCTGATTTAAGCACTCAATCAGATaaatacaatattattattgtcagtCAAACTTGGTTTACCAtcaataataatacacatgaaaaaattactcgattctgattggctgagagcagtgcagttcaagtgtaacaccagtgcaaaaagtgtaacaccggtgcaaaaagtgtaacaccagtgcaaaaagtgtaacaccagtgcaaattacacatcgtaattctggattttgatttgcagaaagacattgggaaagttgtagg from Montipora capricornis isolate CH-2021 chromosome 12, ASM3666992v2, whole genome shotgun sequence encodes the following:
- the LOC138026298 gene encoding uncharacterized protein isoform X5, with product MRFSLIARKIRKKQLQYGKKIQDLKELVPPTSGKGWQLQRVDSGIRTWQKTSESSPSWIQETIYACSIIVPVSGQKVIDVLKQPSLLLAWDPHVKKVQKVTVASNHDAISVSFNCSNIFLKIVQNIRDFFGEEVNAIYSRQWEVDASQTPEAWFMSSFTEKVISAEGAQWSCFFVSSIGNGENGEASCQVTLIVEPMLAHFAPVPWLTTSRLAGLQDFISHFKADTSTVRSSEAEVPVMTQSLSTSNNDATKLLENMTHVPSMMSCERETASSTLLPSKCEDDAHLGNVAVVAPVKAFRSQVTVTLSSSASSDYGFVNNTTADVQKTEHTISDPLCLPHLSSSESIENLIEKLCALSDGTEGTDGWISVGKFKGVDILKRPAREGERPWDTLKGTSLLCVPIHYIVAYVFSLDYRGEWDDLLKKGKTVQEYGPLSKVTLMEYKPVWPASGRDFCTFWHLKRIDESVVCFACEAVEHESCPEQKGLVRAELVIGGFVVKEISSDPPKCLVTYITRVDLKGSLPTRLVNRVTSTQPQGVAIIRDKLEARYQADRGASDSGEMSKIEKEGVELWKELTAGSNESEAEETSDLFSASGNVSYTSDMFPITEENMQLPFLDRRNIDFRTLGNQAVANLLGEVLMANQLEIEASKEFTEQQSADRDWSYQGTEKDVIILRKISPGERIHSFMGKGVIKLKPADVWQAIRDHMTRYVYDKMLKRIQVVKQIDDQAKILYLRLQAKQCLLKQARDFVLLTMEREESEKFVQASVSVELPELPPSFDITRATVKCCGWIIEPFQQNGQLYSMVSYLVQVDFGGIFPSWLMNLVTRRQPLCIAYLREYLEKSQDQNA
- the LOC138026298 gene encoding uncharacterized protein isoform X4, which produces MKIRKKQLQYGKKIQDLKEEDPQEATPIRKKIQDLKELVPPTSGKGWQLQRVDSGIRTWQKTSESSPSWIQETIYACSIIVPVSGQKVIDVLKQPSLLLAWDPHVKKVQKVTVASNHDAISVSFNCSNIFLKIVQNIRDFFGEEVNAIYSRQWEVDASQTPEAWFMSSFTEKVISAEGAQWSCFFVSSIGNGENGEASCQVTLIVEPMLAHFAPVPWLTTSRLAGLQDFISHFKADTSTVRSSEAEVPVMTQSLSTSNNDATKLLENMTHVPSMMSCERETASSTLLPSKCEDDAHLGNVAVVAPVKAFRSQVTVTLSSSASSDYGFVNNTTADVQKTEHTISDPLCLPHLSSSESIENLIEKLCALSDGTEGTDGWISVGKFKGVDILKRPAREGERPWDTLKGTSLLCVPIHYIVAYVFSLDYRGEWDDLLKKGKTVQEYGPLSKVTLMEYKPVWPASGRDFCTFWHLKRIDESVVCFACEAVEHESCPEQKGLVRAELVIGGFVVKEISSDPPKCLVTYITRVDLKGSLPTRLVNRVTSTQPQGVAIIRDKLEARYQADRGASDSGEMSKIEKEGVELWKELTAGSNESEAEETSDLFSASGNVSYTSDMFPITEENMQLPFLDRRNIDFRTLGNQAVANLLGEVLMANQLEIEASKEFTEQQSADRDWSYQGTEKDVIILRKISPGERIHSFMGKGVIKLKPADVWQAIRDHMTRYVYDKMLKRIQVVKQIDDQAKILYLRLQAKQCLLKQARDFVLLTMEREESEKFVQASVSVELPELPPSFDITRATVKCCGWIIEPFQQNGQLYSMVSYLVQVDFGGIFPSWLMNLVTRRQPLCIAYLREYLEKSQDQNA
- the LOC138026298 gene encoding uncharacterized protein isoform X7, producing the protein MSSFTEKVISAEGAQWSCFFVSSIGNGENGEASCQVTLIVEPMLAHFAPVPWLTTSRLAGLQDFISHFKADTSTVRSSEAEVPVMTQSLSTSNNDATKLLENMTHVPSMMSCERETASSTLLPSKCEDDAHLGNVAVVAPVKAFRSQVTVTLSSSASSDYGFVNNTTADVQKTEHTISDPLCLPHLSSSESIENLIEKLCALSDGTEGTDGWISVGKFKGVDILKRPAREGERPWDTLKGTSLLCVPIHYIVAYVFSLDYRGEWDDLLKKGKTVQEYGPLSKVTLMEYKPVWPASGRDFCTFWHLKRIDESVVCFACEAVEHESCPEQKGLVRAELVIGGFVVKEISSDPPKCLVTYITRVDLKGSLPTRLVNRVTSTQPQGVAIIRDKLEARYQADRGASDSGEMSKIEKEGVELWKELTAGSNESEAEETSDLFSASGNVSYTSDMFPITEENMQLPFLDRRNIDFRTLGNQAVANLLGEVLMANQLEIEASKEFTEQQSADRDWSYQGTEKDVIILRKISPGERIHSFMGKGVIKLKPADVWQAIRDHMTRYVYDKMLKRIQVVKQIDDQAKILYLRLQAKQCLLKQARDFVLLTMEREESEKFVQASVSVELPELPPSFDITRATVKCCGWIIEPFQQNGQLYSMVSYLVQVDFGGIFPSWLMNLVTRRQPLCIAYLREYLEKSQDQNA